A DNA window from Chlamydia felis Fe/C-56 contains the following coding sequences:
- a CDS encoding hemolysin family protein: protein MLDFLLAISLLVLLFSTALTQKSVKTQEDDTLHRHPSQSNTPALLASVLLCLYGIIGVSIYSQYKFTTKGLTQCFWAAYVLAAPLAYGFLPYSIKLHKGIVSALCCISSLLQAFFLPLQRSIHNEEKDPKPSSSEMENQMTEAISSFDKLIVREIMIPKVDIFAIQEDTPIRNAFPAIIEEGYSRIPLYKKNIDNITGILLVKDLLANPQSANSSQPVSSVAKSPIYAPEIKKVSSLLQEFRQKHRHLAIVVNEYGVTEGIISMEDIIEEIFGEIADEYDVQEDIPYKKVGNSWIVDGRMNISDAEEYFNLKIHHENSYDTLGGHVFHKVGAVPQKGMKIHHENFDIEIITCSERSVGKLKITPRKKKFSPS, encoded by the coding sequence ATGCTTGATTTCCTATTGGCAATTTCTCTCCTTGTTCTCCTATTTTCCACAGCCCTAACACAAAAATCAGTCAAAACACAAGAGGATGATACACTCCACCGCCATCCTAGTCAGTCCAATACACCGGCTCTTCTTGCCTCTGTCTTGCTCTGCTTATATGGAATCATAGGCGTTTCTATCTATTCTCAATACAAATTTACAACTAAAGGCTTAACTCAATGCTTCTGGGCCGCTTATGTGCTTGCTGCTCCTTTAGCCTACGGGTTCCTTCCCTACAGCATAAAACTCCATAAAGGGATTGTCTCAGCACTGTGTTGTATTTCTTCTTTACTTCAAGCATTTTTCCTTCCTCTTCAACGCTCTATTCATAACGAAGAAAAGGATCCCAAACCCTCAAGCTCAGAAATGGAAAATCAAATGACAGAAGCAATATCGTCTTTTGATAAATTGATCGTGAGGGAAATTATGATCCCTAAGGTAGATATCTTTGCAATACAAGAAGATACCCCTATTCGCAATGCTTTTCCAGCTATCATAGAAGAAGGCTATAGCCGAATTCCTCTATACAAGAAAAATATCGACAACATCACTGGTATACTCCTAGTCAAAGATTTACTAGCTAACCCCCAGTCAGCTAATTCCTCTCAACCAGTATCTTCAGTAGCCAAATCCCCCATATACGCCCCTGAAATTAAAAAAGTCTCGTCATTACTTCAGGAGTTTCGTCAAAAACATCGCCACCTAGCGATTGTAGTCAATGAATATGGTGTTACCGAAGGGATCATCAGTATGGAAGATATTATCGAAGAAATTTTCGGAGAAATCGCCGATGAGTATGACGTCCAAGAGGATATTCCCTATAAAAAAGTCGGAAATTCGTGGATTGTTGACGGTCGTATGAATATCTCCGATGCCGAAGAATATTTTAATTTAAAAATTCATCACGAAAATAGTTACGATACCCTAGGAGGCCATGTTTTTCATAAGGTTGGCGCCGTCCCACAAAAAGGGATGAAAATTCATCACGAAAACTTTGATATAGAAATTATCACCTGCTCAGAACGTAGCGTTGGGAAACTCAAAATCACCCCAAGAAAAAAGAAGTTCTCCCCTTCGTAA
- a CDS encoding anti-sigma factor antagonist produces the protein MNNIHKEEHGTTAVLHLQGKLDGISSPEVQETISQSLSAGINNIVLDCANLDYMSSAGIRVLLQSYHQVGKRSGKIVLTSVPKTIEQTLYVTGFLSYFKMFNSVQEALQALSKDDD, from the coding sequence ATGAATAACATCCACAAAGAAGAGCACGGAACCACTGCTGTCTTACATCTCCAAGGAAAACTTGACGGGATCTCTTCTCCGGAAGTACAAGAAACCATCTCACAATCCCTATCCGCAGGAATTAATAATATTGTTCTCGACTGCGCAAATCTAGATTACATGTCCAGCGCAGGTATTCGTGTGCTCTTACAAAGCTACCATCAAGTAGGAAAACGTTCTGGGAAAATCGTTCTTACCAGCGTTCCTAAAACCATAGAACAAACTCTATATGTCACTGGATTCCTCTCCTATTTTAAAATGTTCAATAGTGTACAGGAAGCATTGCAAGCACTAAGCAAAGACGATGATTGA
- a CDS encoding DUF3604 domain-containing protein: MRRSVCYVNPSVARAGQISTWKFLYSLVDYLPEGTKLKFDLGCQGRPIDWEIPSVDLKQPRNTIYLETPNGDILTAVTIPIPNSPVPQYEFTLPYELEAGETLTIVLGPSPEYPQTDEAGNGAQLFTQRRKPFYLYVDTDGKGNYEEPDIFTMDIRGNVLKNIQIFTPSYVVKNKRFDITVRFEDEFNNLTNFSPENTRIELSYEHLRENLNWQLFIPETGFVILPNLYFNESGIYRIQLKNLLTGELFVSAPIKCFSETAPNLMWGLLHGESERVDSEENIEACLRYFRDDRALNFYASSSFENQEGLTPDLWKMINQTIGDFNEEDRFVALSGVQYFGEPGEEGLRQILYVKENKSCSKHKDCKIASLSKLYKSMSSHEIISIPSFTASKRYGFNFNNFQPEFERVVEIYNAWGCSERTEKEGNPFPIKGEDSEMASGTLIEALKRNLRFGFVAGGLDDRGIYSKFFDDNQQQYTPGLTAIVCNKYDRESLVEALHQRHCYATTGPRIIVSFNITSAPMGSELSTTTKPGLAVNRHISGYVAGTSQLKTVEIIRNGEVIKTFHPESNNLDYEYDDMEPLSRVTLKDPKGKIPFAFYYLRVTQVDQSMAWSSPIWVDLH; encoded by the coding sequence ATGCGCAGATCTGTTTGTTATGTTAATCCTTCCGTAGCTAGAGCTGGGCAAATATCTACATGGAAGTTTCTTTACTCCCTAGTTGACTATCTCCCCGAAGGAACAAAACTTAAATTTGACCTAGGATGTCAAGGCAGACCTATAGATTGGGAAATTCCTTCCGTTGATCTGAAACAACCTCGTAATACTATCTATTTGGAAACCCCCAACGGGGATATTCTCACTGCAGTAACCATCCCCATTCCTAATAGTCCTGTTCCACAGTACGAATTTACTCTTCCTTACGAGTTAGAAGCTGGAGAAACACTGACTATTGTCCTTGGTCCTTCTCCAGAATATCCACAAACAGACGAAGCTGGAAACGGTGCTCAACTATTCACTCAACGCCGAAAACCCTTTTATCTCTACGTAGATACGGATGGCAAAGGCAACTACGAAGAACCCGATATCTTTACCATGGATATTCGTGGTAATGTTCTTAAAAACATTCAAATCTTCACCCCTTCCTACGTTGTTAAAAACAAACGTTTTGATATTACCGTACGCTTCGAAGATGAGTTCAATAACCTGACAAACTTCTCTCCAGAGAACACACGTATCGAACTTTCTTACGAGCACTTAAGAGAAAATCTAAATTGGCAATTATTTATTCCTGAAACAGGATTCGTTATCCTACCGAACCTCTACTTCAATGAATCTGGAATCTATAGAATCCAATTAAAAAATCTCCTCACAGGAGAACTCTTCGTCTCTGCTCCCATAAAATGTTTCTCCGAAACAGCGCCCAATCTTATGTGGGGTCTGCTTCACGGGGAATCGGAACGCGTAGACTCTGAAGAAAACATAGAAGCATGTTTACGTTATTTCAGAGATGATCGCGCGTTAAACTTTTACGCATCGTCATCTTTTGAAAACCAAGAAGGCTTAACCCCCGATCTTTGGAAAATGATCAACCAAACTATTGGGGATTTCAATGAAGAAGACCGTTTCGTAGCCTTATCAGGAGTGCAATATTTCGGCGAACCCGGAGAAGAAGGCCTCAGACAAATTCTCTATGTCAAAGAAAATAAATCTTGTTCTAAGCATAAAGACTGTAAAATCGCCTCCTTATCAAAGCTCTACAAGAGCATGTCTTCTCACGAAATTATTTCGATCCCGAGCTTCACAGCATCCAAACGCTATGGGTTTAATTTTAACAACTTCCAGCCAGAATTTGAACGTGTTGTTGAGATCTATAACGCTTGGGGATGCTCGGAAAGAACAGAAAAAGAAGGAAATCCTTTCCCCATTAAAGGAGAGGATTCTGAAATGGCATCAGGAACATTAATAGAAGCGTTAAAACGCAATTTACGCTTTGGTTTTGTTGCTGGTGGTTTAGATGATCGTGGTATTTATAGCAAATTCTTCGACGACAACCAACAGCAATACACTCCAGGTCTTACGGCCATCGTATGTAATAAATACGATCGAGAATCCCTTGTAGAAGCTTTGCATCAGCGTCATTGCTATGCAACTACAGGCCCAAGAATTATCGTTAGCTTTAACATTACTTCAGCTCCCATGGGTTCTGAGTTATCCACAACTACAAAACCTGGCCTTGCTGTAAATCGTCATATTTCAGGATATGTTGCAGGAACGTCTCAACTTAAAACTGTTGAGATTATCCGTAACGGGGAAGTCATAAAAACATTCCATCCCGAAAGCAATAATCTGGATTATGAATACGATGATATGGAACCTCTATCTCGAGTAACTCTTAAAGATCCTAAAGGGAAAATTCCTTTCGCATTCTACTATTTAAGAGTCACGCAGGTAGACCAATCTATGGCATGGAGTTCTCCTATTTGGGTAGATCTTCATTAA
- a CDS encoding CofH family radical SAM protein gives MTTTPLPRILLKNSWMKQLFDTYTEGARLSTDEALRLLLLENEDDQRALWDFADQVRKKYVGDVVYYSSTFYLYPTNFCDFNCTFCAFYAKPGDAKGWFYTPDQLIQKIHELDVPVTEAHIVSGCFPECNLDYYTELFRKIKTNFPHIHIKALTGIEYAYLAQLHNIPVVEVLKILKNSGLDSIPGGGFDILVDEIRQVLAPGRLSSQAFLDIHRTAHNLGIPSNSTMLCYHREKPEDLVTHMEKLRNLQDDTLGFKNFVLLKFATENNPLGKRLRKIGRFHNIPPASIIAVARLFLDNFRNIKALWNYLGIEQALHLLSCGANDLSSTHIGEKVFQMASSNQSIKMDIEGMASLIKKQGRIPCLTNSKDV, from the coding sequence ATGACAACGACACCCCTTCCTCGCATTCTTCTTAAAAACTCTTGGATGAAACAGTTATTTGATACGTATACGGAAGGAGCTCGTCTTTCTACAGACGAAGCCTTGCGTCTACTTCTCTTAGAAAATGAAGACGATCAGCGTGCCTTATGGGACTTTGCAGACCAAGTACGTAAAAAGTATGTTGGAGATGTTGTCTACTACTCTTCCACCTTTTATTTATATCCCACGAACTTTTGTGACTTCAACTGTACCTTCTGTGCTTTTTATGCGAAACCGGGAGATGCTAAAGGATGGTTTTATACTCCTGACCAACTTATCCAAAAGATTCATGAGTTAGACGTTCCCGTTACAGAAGCACATATCGTTTCAGGATGCTTTCCAGAGTGCAATTTAGACTACTATACTGAGCTATTCAGAAAGATTAAGACCAATTTCCCTCATATCCATATTAAAGCACTCACCGGTATTGAGTATGCTTACCTAGCGCAACTTCACAACATTCCTGTTGTAGAGGTATTGAAAATCTTAAAAAACTCAGGATTAGATTCCATCCCTGGAGGAGGTTTTGATATCCTTGTAGATGAAATACGCCAAGTACTGGCTCCGGGACGATTATCCTCTCAAGCTTTCTTAGATATTCATAGAACAGCGCATAATCTTGGAATACCAAGCAATAGCACGATGTTGTGCTATCATAGGGAGAAGCCTGAAGATCTCGTCACACATATGGAAAAGTTAAGAAATCTCCAAGACGATACATTAGGATTTAAGAACTTTGTGTTGTTGAAGTTCGCAACAGAAAATAATCCCCTAGGGAAAAGACTTCGCAAAATCGGAAGATTTCATAATATCCCACCGGCATCTATCATTGCTGTGGCAAGGCTATTCTTAGATAATTTTAGAAACATAAAAGCCTTGTGGAATTATTTAGGAATCGAGCAAGCTCTACACTTGCTATCTTGCGGAGCGAATGATCTTTCCTCCACACATATCGGAGAAAAGGTGTTTCAAATGGCCTCTTCAAATCAAAGTATAAAAATGGATATTGAGGGAATGGCAAGCCTCATTAAAAAACAAGGGCGCATACCATGTCTGACAAACTCGAAAGACGTATAA